Proteins encoded within one genomic window of Rhinoderma darwinii isolate aRhiDar2 chromosome 5, aRhiDar2.hap1, whole genome shotgun sequence:
- the YAE1 gene encoding protein YAE1 homolog, which yields MSWVRAAEELQSQGQDDVFDEEADEMKLLQNDWKKSMEKRLKEGYLDGMDAGKDNSLQAGFNLGYKLGVTLLKPCAELRGTLSALMTWCQVHESNPSTYSQLGDLLTSVAQCEDNLVKGLSSIHQIPHPSDLSSTLEDMDFTSCAKDSRGESCNAGQDCCHKDSTPTLLLGCRTTQQLSNVMKHESGRVLRDTIAIAQQTNWSADLLSYLQTLKTKYSLF from the exons ATGTCTTGGGTACGGGCGGCCGAGGAGCTCCAGTCACAGGGGCAGGATGACGTCTTTGATGAGGAGGCAGATGAAATGAAGCTTCTACAGAACGACTGGAAGAAATCCATGGAGAAGAGGCTGAAG GAGGGTTATCTTGATGGGATGGATGCTGGAAAAGATAATTCCCTGCAGGCTGGATTCAATTTGGGATATAAACTGGGAGTGACCCTCCTAAAACCCTGCGCAGAGCTTAGAGGAACATTAAG TGCCCTCATGACATGGTGTCAAGTTCATGAATCTAACCCTTCAACATATTCTCAGCTTGGTGACCTCTTAACTTCAGTGGCCCAGTGTGAAGACAACCTAGTGAAGGGCTTGTCATCCATTCATCAGATTCCTCATCCATCTGACCTATCAAGCACATTGGAGGACATGGATTTCACAAGTTGTGCAAAGGATTCCAGAGGGGAATCATGTAATGCTGGGCAGGATTGTTGCCACAAGGACTCTACTCCTACTTTATTGCTTGGCTGCAGAACTACACAACAATTAAGTAATGTAATGAAGCATGAATCTGGTCGAGTTCTCAGAGACACCATTGCTATAGCTCAACAAACTAATTGGTCTGCAGATCTTCTTTCTTATTTGCAGACGCTGAAAACAAAGTATTCATTGTTTTAA